One window of Caldicoprobacter guelmensis genomic DNA carries:
- the rpsR gene encoding 30S ribosomal protein S18, with product MVENAVKPARGRRNKKRVCSFCLDKVEKIDYKDIQKLKKYMTERGKILPRRISGNCAKHQRQLTVAIKRARNLALLPFTVE from the coding sequence ATGGTTGAGAATGCGGTAAAGCCTGCTAGAGGAAGGCGCAATAAAAAGAGAGTGTGCAGTTTCTGTTTGGATAAAGTTGAGAAGATAGACTACAAGGATATACAAAAGCTTAAAAAATATATGACAGAGAGAGGCAAAATCCTTCCGCGGAGGATCTCCGGAAACTGTGCCAAGCATCAACGACAGCTTACCGTGGCCATTAAGAGGGCCCGCAATTTAGCGTTGTTGCCTTTTACTGTTGAGTAA
- a CDS encoding single-stranded DNA-binding protein, with protein MLNKVILIGRLTKDPEIRYLPSGVAVTTFFLAVNRNFTNQQGEREADFIPIVVWRGLAETCAKYLSKGRLVAVSGRIQTRNYEGRDGQRRYVTEVVADEVVFLDRDSSGMERSTVPLHDVPFSQPEYGAQQEYEDVPAGFQYIEGEEDELPF; from the coding sequence TTGTTAAATAAGGTTATATTGATTGGTCGCTTGACCAAGGACCCAGAGATTCGGTACCTCCCTAGCGGCGTTGCGGTAACGACTTTTTTCCTGGCGGTAAATAGGAATTTTACCAACCAGCAAGGGGAGCGAGAAGCTGATTTTATCCCTATTGTGGTATGGCGGGGTTTGGCTGAAACCTGTGCCAAGTATCTCAGCAAGGGCAGATTGGTGGCCGTTTCGGGAAGGATTCAGACTCGCAATTACGAGGGACGTGATGGACAGCGGCGATATGTAACTGAAGTGGTAGCAGATGAGGTGGTATTTTTAGATCGCGACAGTTCGGGGATGGAGAGAAGTACGGTGCCCCTTCATGATGTGCCGTTTTCGCAGCCGGAATACGGGGCACAGCAAGAGTACGAAGATGTCCCTGCTGGTTTCCAATACATTGAAGGGGAAGAGGATGAGCTTCCATTTTAG